A window of the Acidimicrobiales bacterium genome harbors these coding sequences:
- a CDS encoding ATP-binding cassette domain-containing protein, giving the protein MTLTPTTGPAASLSDVAVRFGTTSSLTALSGVSLLVERGQRVALLGSSGAGKSTLLDVLGGRRRPTAGVALVGDIDLARATGRAARRTRARIGMVAQRSELVPSLSVHRNVLLGRAGSQSSATTMWALARHQDADGVGRALAAVGLEDLADRRTSTLSGGQRQRVTIARVHYQSPDLVLADEPVSNLDPVRADTVLELLGSLVNDQPHRALVVALHDPDLAVRHFDRVIGIESGTISFDLPAERLDAERIERLYASASTGDAEHRPTP; this is encoded by the coding sequence GTGACCCTCACGCCGACGACCGGACCGGCGGCGTCGCTGAGCGACGTCGCCGTCCGGTTCGGCACGACCTCCTCGCTGACGGCGCTGTCAGGAGTCTCGCTCCTCGTCGAGCGGGGCCAGCGTGTCGCCCTGCTGGGGTCGAGCGGCGCCGGGAAGTCGACGCTGCTCGACGTGCTCGGAGGGCGGCGCCGACCGACCGCCGGCGTCGCGCTCGTTGGCGACATCGACCTGGCACGGGCCACCGGTCGAGCAGCCCGGCGGACTCGGGCGCGGATTGGCATGGTTGCTCAACGCAGCGAACTGGTGCCATCGCTGTCGGTACACCGCAACGTGCTCCTCGGTCGGGCGGGGAGCCAGTCGTCGGCAACAACGATGTGGGCCCTTGCTCGCCATCAGGATGCCGACGGCGTCGGACGAGCCCTGGCTGCTGTCGGACTCGAGGACCTCGCCGACCGCCGCACATCGACCCTGTCGGGTGGCCAACGACAGCGAGTTACCATCGCTCGTGTCCACTACCAGTCGCCGGACCTCGTGCTTGCCGACGAGCCGGTGTCCAACCTCGACCCGGTTCGCGCCGACACGGTCCTCGAACTACTGGGCTCGCTCGTGAACGACCAGCCACACCGAGCGTTGGTGGTGGCCCTGCACGACCCCGATCTCGCGGTGCGTCACTTCGACCGTGTGATCGGGATCGAGTCGGGCACCATCTCGTTCGACCTTCCGGCGGAGCGCCTGGACGCCGAACGGATCGAGCGGCTCTATGCGTCGGCATCGACCGGCGACGCCGAACACCGGCCGACGCCTTGA